A stretch of DNA from Sander lucioperca isolate FBNREF2018 chromosome 8, SLUC_FBN_1.2, whole genome shotgun sequence:
gtgtcagcacctttagCTGGGACAAACAGGTGAACAAAAAATATACCTGTATAAGTTTGGCCTGCATGACAACAGAACATTTGTGCTCACTGAAATCATATCACCAGCTTTGGATCCCTAGAAGCATGGAGTACCTATTGTGCCGCAGTTAGTGCTCCGGCCTACAAGCCTCCAGAGTTTGATGACGTTGTTTACATGTTCATTGATCTTGGTGAAAAGTTTTAATGAGATCCATAGAGGGcaacaataactgataaaaACAGTTAACTGAGTTGGACAGTTCACTTTCTGAATTCTGAAGGTCAACACACACTAAGTGCAGGTAACTGTATATTAAACAATCCTGAACAGGTTGTAtgacatctttttttaaattcatgtatgtatgttacATAATCTGCCTGGTTTATACACTaacattgatgtgtttttaagtgATATTAAATGGATAGTGAAttaaatataacatatataactcTTGGTGGGCATGTTGAAGTGGACAAATAcagatatctttattttttgatgatgttcacaGTATATTTTCTAATAATCTGCAGTAATTCTACTATTGTCTACCTTATCTGGGTTCACCAAAACCTTCATGAGcctatgtacattttcattgctGCTTTGTTACTGAACTCTGTTCTTTTCAGCACTGATATCTACCCAAAGCTTTTGATTgactttttatctgaaaaacagGTCATATCTTATTCAGCCTGTCTCTTTCAGTGTTTCCTATATTACTCTTTAAATGGCTCAGAGTTCTTACTGTTGGCAGTCATGTCTTATGACagatatgtgtctatatgtaaaCCTCTGCAATATCAAACTATCATGAAGAAAACAACTGTCCGTATCTTTCTGGGTTTAGCTTGGTTTGTGCCTGCTTGTCAGGTTGCAGTTCCAGTAT
This window harbors:
- the LOC116046654 gene encoding olfactory receptor 2T27-like, whose translation is MDSELNITYITLGGHVEVDKYRYLYFLMMFTVYFLIICSNSTIVYLIWVHQNLHEPMYIFIAALLLNSVLFSTDIYPKLLIDFLSEKQVISYSACLFQCFLYYSLNGSEFLLLAVMSYDRYVSICKPLQYQTIMKKTTVRIFLGLAWFVPACQVAVPVSLSANTKLCNFTLKGIFCNNSIYKLHCVSSSALSVYSVIVLLNVTILPVLFILFTYTKIFLITYQSHREVRIKAAQTCLPHLLVLISFSCLITYDVVIVKLESEFPKTIRLIMTLQVILYHPLFNPIIYGLKMKEINKHINRLFCQRKLN